One stretch of Roseimicrobium sp. ORNL1 DNA includes these proteins:
- a CDS encoding TROVE domain-containing protein, producing MKFNILKTGRARGNTLNKAGGEAYVETAKLELASLLLTSILGDQYYRTANAATKRIKELVAQTGDKKFVAKAALYARKEAGMRSVSHLVASELAHAVKGEPWTATFYDRVVHRPDDALETLACYVGTYGRPIPNALKKGLGKALARFDEYQIAKYRKTNAEISLVDLVNLVHPPHTEALRKLVNGTLAPAETWETKLTQAGANAESDAELADLKKDAWTELIRMRKLGYFALLRNLRNIVATAPDAIDDAIVMLTDERLIKKSLVMPFRFTTALEALQGSGLPGVSRVLAALSDAVDASLANVPRYEGKTLVALDGSGSMMGKPIKIGALFTATLAKANDADVLLFSNDAKYVSINKRDSTLTVANWLERQCASAGTNFHAIFNRAASSYDRIIILSDMQGWIGQYTPVASFDAWKAKYGASPKVFSFDLQGYGTLQFPQRDVYCLAGFSDKTFDTLQRLESDQAAFLKQIEAIEL from the coding sequence ATGAAGTTCAATATCCTCAAGACCGGCCGTGCGCGTGGCAACACCCTCAACAAGGCCGGTGGCGAAGCCTACGTCGAAACGGCGAAGCTCGAACTCGCCTCCCTGCTCTTGACGAGCATCCTGGGTGACCAGTACTACCGCACAGCGAATGCCGCTACGAAGCGCATCAAGGAACTCGTCGCGCAGACGGGTGACAAGAAATTCGTGGCCAAGGCTGCGCTCTACGCTCGTAAGGAAGCGGGTATGCGCTCAGTCTCCCACCTCGTGGCGAGTGAACTCGCCCACGCGGTGAAGGGTGAACCGTGGACTGCGACGTTCTACGACCGTGTCGTGCATCGTCCGGATGATGCGCTGGAAACGCTGGCGTGTTACGTTGGCACGTACGGCCGCCCGATCCCGAACGCCCTGAAGAAGGGTCTCGGCAAGGCGTTGGCCCGTTTCGACGAATACCAGATCGCGAAGTACCGCAAGACGAACGCGGAGATCTCCCTCGTGGACCTGGTGAACCTCGTTCACCCACCGCACACGGAGGCCCTGCGCAAGCTGGTCAACGGCACGCTCGCTCCTGCGGAAACGTGGGAAACGAAGCTGACGCAGGCCGGTGCGAATGCGGAAAGTGATGCCGAACTGGCGGATCTGAAGAAGGACGCCTGGACGGAGCTCATCCGCATGCGCAAGCTGGGCTACTTCGCGCTTCTGCGTAACCTGCGCAACATCGTGGCCACAGCGCCCGATGCGATCGATGACGCGATCGTGATGCTCACGGACGAGCGTCTCATCAAGAAGTCGCTCGTCATGCCGTTCCGTTTCACGACAGCGCTCGAAGCGCTGCAGGGCTCCGGTCTTCCGGGTGTCAGCCGCGTGCTCGCCGCGCTCAGTGATGCGGTGGATGCTTCCCTCGCCAATGTCCCGCGCTACGAAGGCAAGACCCTCGTGGCCCTGGATGGCTCAGGATCCATGATGGGCAAGCCGATCAAGATCGGTGCACTCTTCACGGCGACGCTCGCCAAGGCGAACGATGCCGACGTGCTTCTCTTCAGCAATGATGCGAAGTACGTGTCCATCAACAAGCGCGACTCCACCCTGACGGTGGCCAACTGGCTGGAACGCCAGTGCGCCTCCGCCGGCACGAACTTCCACGCGATTTTCAACCGCGCGGCGAGTTCCTACGACCGCATCATCATCCTCTCTGACATGCAGGGCTGGATCGGCCAATATACGCCGGTCGCCAGCTTCGATGCGTGGAAGGCGAAGTATGGTGCGTCCCCCAAGGTCTTCTCCTTCGACCTCCAGGGCTACGGCACGCTGCAGTTCCCGCAGCGTGATGTGTACTGCCTGGCGGGTTTCTCGGACAAGACGTTCGACACGCTCCAGCGTCTTGAGTCTGATCAGGCGGCGTTCCTGAAGCAGATCGAGGCGATTGAGCTGTAG
- a CDS encoding HNH endonuclease — protein MMSTGAATGLDVQDDASIIPVTWDQWQKLPVREHDQSVRTTSGPLRIPTVIVSAHYARMPLRRPRFSARGIWQRDGGLCQYTGRKLAPGEGNIDHVVPRSRGGKSTWENCVLAHREVNSRKGSKLPQEAGLRLRQTPVTPRAIPASMAIRNLHGVRDWEHFLG, from the coding sequence ATGATGTCCACTGGTGCCGCCACCGGTCTTGATGTGCAAGACGATGCCTCCATCATCCCCGTGACATGGGACCAGTGGCAGAAGCTGCCGGTGCGTGAGCATGACCAGTCGGTGCGCACCACAAGCGGACCGCTGCGTATTCCCACGGTGATCGTGTCTGCGCACTATGCCAGAATGCCCCTGCGACGCCCGCGCTTCAGTGCGCGTGGCATCTGGCAGCGTGACGGTGGCCTGTGCCAGTACACGGGCCGCAAGCTCGCGCCCGGCGAAGGCAACATCGACCACGTCGTTCCGCGGTCCCGCGGAGGCAAGTCCACGTGGGAAAACTGCGTGCTCGCGCACCGTGAAGTGAACTCCCGCAAGGGAAGCAAACTTCCGCAGGAAGCGGGACTTCGCCTGCGCCAGACGCCCGTGACACCGCGGGCGATCCCGGCCAGCATGGCGATTCGAAACCTACACGGCGTGCGCGACTGGGAACACTTCCTCGGGTGA
- a CDS encoding slipin family protein: protein MNLEYQLLILAACLITARVLWVRYHYECLITEGCEGLLYHEGRLVDTLRAGRHVRWGRNFRVDVIGVRKTLLQVAGQEVLTADNVSVKLSAVLTMQIVDAAKSVLVADSYLTHLYNTTQAAMRVAVGGITAEALLEQRAAISEQLRAGVQTVAESVGVQLHAVEVRDVMLPGDLRKAFSETLKAKQESQAALERARGESAALRHLANTARLMESHPGLTTLRFLQTLEAKGAGQTYMMNDLSALLPVLRGRGGVNTDNSDDASAV, encoded by the coding sequence ATGAATCTCGAATACCAACTTCTCATCCTGGCTGCGTGCCTTATCACGGCACGTGTGCTGTGGGTGCGCTACCACTACGAATGTCTTATCACTGAGGGCTGTGAAGGTCTCCTGTACCATGAAGGTCGGCTGGTGGATACACTCCGCGCGGGTCGTCATGTGCGCTGGGGCCGCAACTTCCGCGTCGATGTGATTGGCGTGCGCAAGACGCTGCTTCAGGTCGCCGGCCAGGAAGTGCTTACAGCGGACAATGTGAGCGTGAAGCTGAGCGCGGTGCTCACCATGCAGATTGTCGATGCTGCGAAGAGTGTGCTCGTGGCGGATAGCTACCTCACCCATCTCTACAACACCACCCAAGCCGCGATGCGCGTGGCGGTGGGAGGCATCACTGCGGAAGCGTTGCTGGAACAGCGTGCGGCCATCAGCGAGCAGCTTCGTGCCGGAGTGCAGACGGTGGCGGAATCCGTCGGCGTGCAATTGCATGCGGTGGAAGTTCGCGACGTGATGCTGCCTGGTGACCTTCGCAAGGCTTTCAGCGAAACGCTCAAGGCCAAGCAGGAAAGCCAGGCCGCCCTGGAGCGTGCCCGCGGAGAATCCGCGGCGCTGCGTCATCTCGCGAACACCGCCCGCCTGATGGAAAGCCATCCAGGACTCACCACGCTGCGCTTCCTGCAAACGCTCGAAGCGAAGGGCGCAGGGCAGACTTACATGATGAATGATCTGTCCGCGCTGCTGCCAGTCTTGCGAGGGCGCGGCGGAGTGAATACCGATAACAGTGATGATGCGAGCGCGGTGTGA
- a CDS encoding RtcB family protein: MNTQDLIRIGVPAGEAVHLAHEFIRNFMAQGGVGAQLEGEVTKIVAEPAAYFADELRAPFAQALSRPAYVPRAEPAPWRQWGADLDANAVQQMANACVLPVAVAGALMPDAHLGYGLPIGGVLATDNAVIPYAVGVDIACRMKLSVYDLKANSIPGQKDRLANLLESETRFGMGAEFKQPRNHEVMDEDWSITGVTNRLKDKAWSQLGTSGSGNHFVEFGAFTVTDDQAYELQAAGNGGLRAGEYLALLSHSGSRGTGAQVCDLYSKRAMARHDDLPKELKHLAWLSLDEEDGQEYWAAMNLMGRYAAANHGVIHKYIAKKLGADVILDIENHHNFAWKERHVVNGKEREVIVHRKGATPAGSGVLGIIPGSMATAGFVVRGKGQPESLHSASHGAGRVMSRSKALQSFTWSGVKKQLAAAGVELLSAGLDENPGVYKDIHTVMAAQTDLVDVLGKFEPRLVKMAPAGEKAED; the protein is encoded by the coding sequence ATGAATACCCAAGACCTCATCCGCATCGGCGTTCCGGCTGGAGAAGCCGTGCATCTCGCCCATGAATTCATTCGCAACTTCATGGCTCAGGGAGGTGTGGGTGCGCAGCTCGAAGGCGAAGTCACGAAGATCGTGGCGGAACCTGCTGCGTACTTCGCGGATGAACTCCGTGCTCCTTTCGCCCAGGCGCTCAGCCGCCCTGCCTATGTCCCACGCGCGGAACCCGCGCCGTGGCGTCAGTGGGGTGCTGATCTCGATGCAAACGCCGTGCAGCAGATGGCGAACGCGTGTGTCCTGCCGGTGGCAGTGGCGGGCGCGCTCATGCCTGACGCGCACCTCGGTTACGGCCTGCCTATCGGCGGCGTACTCGCCACGGACAATGCGGTGATCCCGTATGCCGTGGGTGTGGACATCGCGTGTCGCATGAAGCTCTCCGTGTATGACCTGAAGGCGAACAGCATTCCGGGTCAGAAGGACCGTCTTGCCAACCTGCTGGAGAGCGAAACGCGCTTCGGCATGGGCGCCGAGTTCAAGCAGCCTCGCAACCACGAGGTGATGGACGAGGACTGGAGCATCACGGGCGTGACGAACCGTCTCAAGGACAAGGCGTGGAGCCAGCTCGGAACGAGCGGAAGTGGCAACCACTTTGTCGAGTTCGGAGCGTTCACTGTGACGGATGATCAGGCGTATGAGCTGCAGGCTGCTGGAAATGGCGGACTGCGCGCGGGCGAATACCTCGCGCTGCTTTCCCACAGCGGATCCCGTGGTACGGGCGCCCAGGTGTGTGACCTGTACAGCAAGCGCGCCATGGCCCGCCATGACGATCTGCCGAAGGAACTCAAGCATCTCGCGTGGCTCTCACTCGATGAGGAAGACGGCCAGGAATACTGGGCCGCCATGAACCTCATGGGGCGTTACGCCGCGGCGAACCATGGGGTGATCCACAAGTACATTGCGAAGAAGCTGGGTGCGGATGTGATCCTCGATATCGAGAACCATCATAACTTCGCCTGGAAGGAACGCCATGTCGTGAACGGCAAGGAACGCGAGGTGATCGTGCACCGCAAGGGCGCGACGCCGGCCGGTTCCGGTGTGCTCGGCATCATCCCTGGCTCCATGGCCACCGCAGGATTCGTCGTGCGTGGCAAGGGTCAGCCTGAGTCCCTGCACAGCGCGTCCCACGGTGCAGGCCGTGTGATGAGCCGTAGCAAGGCCCTGCAGTCCTTCACGTGGAGTGGCGTCAAGAAGCAGCTCGCCGCCGCCGGTGTCGAGCTCCTCTCCGCCGGCCTCGATGAAAACCCCGGTGTCTACAAGGACATCCACACCGTGATGGCCGCCCAGACGGATCTGGTCGATGTGCTCGGCAAGTTCGAGCCTCGCCTGGTGAAGATGGCGCCTGCGGGTGAAAAGGCGGAGGACTAG
- a CDS encoding YjbH domain-containing protein — MRPTFLLTLSALAAAALSIPAQAGEVTLSSKNPIPPPPPIEDYVGGRGLLTIQGPTGLFINPTSGTMPAGSFTAQYCFFLPNNDSDPVMAHGALLSYAVTDWLEVGGLFGAKDIDAGGDLFSGGPMVRVRLLKDEGPMPELSVGSYIFLGDEENYNAFIALFKRCEISQDGFLRSVGFHAGLRQTWIEKPGDDPSDTPVGYFGLEVELPFRFYLVGEVSTKDEDLSDETPYAFGVQWRLGGINISAAFTEPGLDFVDEPSFFFGIGTQLSF, encoded by the coding sequence ATGAGACCGACGTTTCTCCTGACTCTCAGTGCGCTGGCCGCGGCCGCGCTTTCCATTCCCGCGCAGGCGGGTGAGGTGACCCTCTCCTCCAAGAATCCAATCCCACCACCGCCCCCCATCGAAGACTACGTCGGCGGGCGTGGCCTGCTGACCATCCAGGGCCCCACGGGTCTCTTCATCAACCCCACCTCTGGCACCATGCCGGCGGGGTCCTTCACCGCGCAGTACTGCTTCTTCCTGCCGAACAATGATTCGGATCCGGTGATGGCTCACGGCGCGCTACTTTCCTACGCAGTCACCGATTGGCTGGAAGTCGGTGGCCTCTTTGGCGCAAAGGACATCGACGCAGGTGGCGACCTCTTCTCCGGCGGTCCCATGGTGCGTGTGCGCCTACTCAAGGATGAAGGCCCCATGCCCGAACTGAGCGTGGGTAGCTACATCTTCCTTGGCGACGAAGAGAACTACAATGCCTTCATCGCCCTCTTCAAGCGCTGCGAGATCTCCCAGGATGGCTTCCTTCGCTCCGTGGGCTTCCATGCGGGTCTGCGCCAGACCTGGATTGAAAAGCCCGGTGATGATCCCAGCGACACGCCGGTGGGTTACTTCGGTCTCGAAGTGGAGCTTCCCTTCCGCTTTTACCTCGTGGGTGAAGTCTCCACCAAGGATGAAGACCTGAGCGATGAAACGCCCTACGCCTTCGGCGTGCAGTGGCGTCTGGGTGGCATCAATATCAGCGCAGCCTTCACCGAGCCCGGGCTCGATTTCGTGGATGAGCCAAGCTTCTTCTTCGGCATCGGCACGCAACTCAGCTTCTGA
- a CDS encoding RNA ligase family protein: MKPLLTLANLSRLNSLTKYPSIPTYHALGDKGRLTPEVNVAFTSDVHVTEKVDGTNARLVCTPEGVLIGSREDLLWATGDLIHNPALGIVDTLRDFAHQLRDHSFTEAVVVFYGEVYGHGVGAAAKQYASQGTRGFRLFDVCLLKADLVSDMLARPAEQISAWREHSGQTFASVSACDALAARFGFARVPMSGVYSCDVWPRGLTDARDFLNGFAESKARLDGAALGKAEGIVARTADRSQIAKLRFEDYQRTLGR, from the coding sequence ATGAAGCCACTCCTCACCCTCGCAAACCTTTCCCGTCTCAACTCTCTCACCAAGTATCCGTCCATCCCGACCTACCATGCGTTGGGTGACAAAGGGCGGCTCACGCCGGAGGTGAATGTGGCCTTCACCAGTGATGTCCATGTCACCGAAAAGGTGGATGGCACCAATGCGCGGCTTGTGTGCACTCCGGAAGGGGTACTCATCGGCAGTCGCGAAGATTTGCTCTGGGCCACTGGCGACCTGATTCACAACCCGGCACTCGGCATTGTGGATACACTTCGTGACTTTGCCCACCAACTGCGTGACCACAGCTTCACAGAAGCCGTCGTGGTCTTCTACGGTGAAGTCTACGGTCACGGGGTTGGTGCGGCGGCGAAGCAGTATGCCAGTCAAGGCACCAGGGGCTTTCGCCTCTTCGATGTCTGTCTTCTGAAGGCAGACCTGGTCAGCGACATGCTTGCCAGACCCGCAGAACAGATCTCTGCCTGGCGGGAACACAGCGGACAGACCTTCGCGTCTGTGTCCGCTTGTGATGCGCTGGCCGCTCGTTTTGGCTTCGCGCGCGTACCCATGTCCGGAGTCTACTCTTGCGATGTGTGGCCACGAGGTCTCACCGATGCGCGGGACTTCCTGAATGGTTTTGCGGAGAGCAAGGCCAGGCTGGACGGCGCTGCTCTGGGCAAGGCGGAAGGCATCGTGGCTCGCACGGCGGATCGCAGTCAGATCGCCAAGCTGCGATTTGAAGACTATCAGCGCACCCTTGGCAGGTAA
- a CDS encoding aldo/keto reductase, which translates to MEYRLLGGSGFKVPALTFGTGTFGGTNEFFKTWGSTDVAEATKLVDICLDAGLTMFDTADIYSDGASEEILGGAIKGRRDKVLISTKATFRSGEGPNDVGSSRHYLTRAIEGSLKRLGTDYIDLFQLHGYDALTPAEEVLGTLDDLVKAGKIRYIGCSNFSGWHLMKALSVSERYGFSRYVAHQAYYSLIGREYEWELMPLGLDQKVGAVVWSPLGWGRLTGKIRRGQPKPQTSRLNEKIAVDMGPQVEDEYVYKVVDALDEVAKETGKSVPQIALNWLLQRPTVSSVIIGARNEEQLRQNLGAVGWNLTKEQVAKLDAASAVPLTYPYWHQAGFGERNPFPTATA; encoded by the coding sequence ATGGAATACAGACTTCTCGGCGGTTCAGGATTCAAGGTCCCCGCGCTCACTTTTGGTACCGGTACCTTCGGTGGTACCAATGAGTTCTTCAAAACATGGGGCTCTACGGACGTGGCAGAGGCCACCAAACTCGTGGACATCTGCCTCGACGCCGGGCTTACCATGTTCGACACGGCGGATATCTATTCCGACGGTGCATCTGAGGAAATCTTGGGCGGCGCTATTAAAGGTCGACGCGACAAGGTGCTCATCTCAACGAAGGCCACCTTCCGCAGTGGCGAAGGCCCGAATGATGTGGGTTCCTCCCGCCACTATCTCACCCGTGCCATTGAAGGCTCCCTCAAGCGCCTCGGCACGGATTACATTGATCTCTTTCAACTCCATGGCTATGACGCCCTGACCCCTGCGGAGGAAGTGCTGGGTACCCTGGATGACCTGGTGAAAGCAGGAAAGATTCGCTACATCGGCTGTTCCAATTTCTCCGGCTGGCATCTCATGAAGGCCTTGTCCGTCTCCGAGAGATACGGATTCTCCCGCTATGTGGCGCATCAGGCCTACTACTCACTCATTGGTCGCGAGTACGAATGGGAACTCATGCCGTTGGGACTCGACCAAAAAGTCGGCGCCGTCGTGTGGAGTCCGCTGGGGTGGGGAAGACTCACCGGCAAAATTCGCCGCGGCCAGCCGAAGCCCCAGACCAGCCGCTTGAACGAGAAGATCGCGGTTGATATGGGACCCCAAGTCGAGGACGAGTATGTGTACAAAGTTGTCGACGCTCTCGATGAAGTGGCCAAGGAGACCGGCAAGAGCGTACCTCAAATCGCGCTGAACTGGCTCCTGCAAAGACCCACCGTCTCCAGCGTGATCATCGGCGCTCGTAATGAGGAACAGCTTCGCCAGAACCTCGGCGCCGTGGGTTGGAATCTCACCAAGGAGCAGGTCGCCAAGCTCGACGCCGCCAGCGCTGTGCCCTTGACCTATCCCTACTGGCACCAAGCCGGCTTCGGCGAACGCAATCCGTTCCCGACTGCGACCGCCTGA
- a CDS encoding nucleotidyltransferase domain-containing protein has translation MFDSQVYQRVRETLSNLETERGLRVLYACESGSRAWGFASRDSDYDVRFLYVHNRDWYLSVDERRDVVELPVLDELDVSGWELRKALKLLRKSNPPLLEWLKSPVVYHRDPMFTTEFSTLAEEFYSPRRCFAHYLHMAFGNWRHYLEGRERVSLKKYLYVFRPLLACRWLERELGQVPMLFSELVEAALEEPEVRQALDALVQRKQAGDELDEAAPDEVLSRFVREELARLDALKEPQDAAGDVEELNRFFRRYALEGVS, from the coding sequence ATGTTCGACTCCCAAGTATATCAACGCGTCCGAGAAACGCTTTCCAATCTCGAAACCGAACGCGGACTACGCGTGCTCTATGCCTGTGAAAGCGGCAGCCGTGCGTGGGGATTCGCCTCCCGTGACAGCGACTATGACGTGCGCTTCCTCTATGTGCACAACCGTGACTGGTACCTCTCCGTGGATGAACGTCGCGATGTCGTGGAGCTTCCTGTTTTGGATGAGCTCGATGTCAGTGGCTGGGAGTTGCGCAAAGCTCTCAAGCTTCTGAGGAAGAGCAATCCGCCCCTGCTGGAGTGGCTGAAGTCGCCGGTGGTTTATCATCGGGATCCAATGTTCACCACGGAGTTCAGCACGCTGGCGGAGGAGTTCTACTCACCGCGGCGATGCTTCGCGCACTACCTGCACATGGCCTTTGGCAACTGGCGCCACTACCTGGAAGGTCGTGAACGCGTGAGTCTGAAGAAGTACCTGTATGTCTTCAGGCCGCTGCTGGCCTGTCGCTGGCTGGAGCGTGAGCTTGGCCAGGTGCCGATGCTCTTCTCTGAGCTGGTGGAAGCCGCGCTGGAGGAGCCGGAGGTGCGTCAGGCACTCGATGCGCTGGTGCAGCGCAAGCAGGCCGGTGATGAACTGGACGAAGCAGCGCCGGATGAGGTGCTGTCGCGTTTTGTTCGCGAGGAACTGGCCCGGCTGGATGCGCTCAAGGAGCCGCAGGATGCGGCGGGTGATGTGGAAGAGCTGAATCGGTTCTTCCGCAGGTATGCGCTTGAAGGGGTGTCGTGA